One genomic region from Campylobacter sp. RM5004 encodes:
- a CDS encoding YbgC/FadM family acyl-CoA thioesterase, with the protein MQIRVYYEDTDCMGIVYHTNYLKYCERARSEWFFANEGKNFLENNPFALREIKAIYKAPAKLGDILEVKNIPMGFDKYCLELKQVIYKDDKAIFEAIVKLVHVKDGKLAPIGKDLQDFLNGK; encoded by the coding sequence ATGCAAATTAGAGTTTATTATGAAGATACTGATTGTATGGGAATTGTCTATCATACAAATTATTTAAAATATTGCGAAAGAGCTAGAAGCGAATGGTTTTTTGCAAATGAAGGTAAGAATTTTTTAGAAAACAATCCTTTTGCATTAAGAGAAATAAAAGCAATTTACAAAGCTCCTGCAAAATTAGGAGATATTTTAGAAGTTAAAAATATTCCTATGGGATTTGATAAATACTGCTTAGAATTAAAACAAGTTATTTATAAAGATGATAAAGCAATTTTTGAAGCTATCGTAAAATTAGTTCATGTAAAAGATGGAAAACTAGCTCCGATTGGTAAAGATTTACAGGATTTTTTAAATGGAAAATAA
- a CDS encoding low molecular weight protein-tyrosine-phosphatase produces the protein MKIMFVCLGNICRSPMAEFVMKDLAKDKNYIISSSGTAGYHDGEDMHDGTKKLLKSKNIACSGFVSKKLSLKHCEEFDLILTMDESNYNNVISAYPEFKDKVKPICKYCDLGYKNVPDPWYTGNFEEVYMILNNSCKNLLKEL, from the coding sequence ATGAAAATTATGTTTGTTTGTTTAGGTAATATTTGTCGCTCTCCTATGGCTGAGTTTGTTATGAAAGACTTAGCAAAAGATAAAAATTATATAATCTCAAGCTCAGGAACTGCAGGTTATCACGACGGAGAAGATATGCATGATGGAACGAAAAAACTTCTAAAATCAAAAAATATAGCTTGCAGTGGTTTCGTATCTAAAAAGCTTAGTTTAAAGCACTGCGAAGAGTTTGATTTAATACTTACAATGGATGAGAGTAATTACAACAATGTAATTTCAGCATATCCTGAGTTTAAAGACAAAGTAAAGCCTATTTGTAAATATTGCGATTTAGGTTATAAAAATGTTCCTGATCCTTGGTATACAGGTAATTTTGAAGAAGTTTATATGATTTTAAACAATTCTTGCAAAAATCTATTAAAAGAGCTTTAA
- a CDS encoding methyl-accepting chemotaxis protein encodes MGKNLSLKSQLFIGFASILAFILVIFFNGFIKIQSVENDLNTISDVNALKQRYAVDFRGSVHDRAIAIRDVVLLNSKDEINNTISLINKLENNYEIAANNMDKIFLNPSLVDEKDKEILAKIKNVETKTLPLIKEIINLKDKKAFNEANELLLNKARFSFVEWLNVINEFIDYQEAKNQVLTKQARGTISGFLSNSMIITIIAFVVAILLALYISKLIISSLGGEPKYAVKIVNSIAHGNLNTKIDTKYKDSMLYSLKEMQNRLKEIVSEVIESSRELETSAKEVTNASNNANKLANEQQVKSKASLESISVARVDMQEVLNIANQTKDNSLKSVELSKTGIASMRTTINEIEKITQTVNYSSEQIRMLDKHTTEISNSAELIKEITEQTNLLALNAAIEAARAGEHGRGFAVVADEIRKLAEKTDIATNEISNMISIIQNETHATVEAILKTVPQVENGMRLANEANNVLEQINIQANDSLLKANEVSNAAKNQADKLNNLNNDMLSITNSAENTHKSMQDNTKAASHLKDIANMLTNHINYFKI; translated from the coding sequence ATGGGAAAAAATCTCTCTTTAAAATCACAATTATTTATAGGTTTTGCAAGTATTCTTGCATTTATTTTGGTTATATTTTTTAATGGCTTTATAAAAATACAAAGCGTTGAAAATGATTTAAATACCATTAGCGATGTAAATGCTCTAAAACAGCGTTATGCAGTTGATTTTAGGGGTAGTGTTCATGATAGAGCTATTGCTATTAGAGATGTTGTTTTGTTAAATTCTAAAGATGAAATAAACAATACCATTTCTTTAATCAATAAACTTGAAAATAATTATGAAATCGCAGCTAATAATATGGATAAAATCTTTTTAAACCCTAGTTTAGTAGATGAAAAAGATAAAGAAATATTAGCAAAAATTAAAAATGTAGAAACAAAAACTCTTCCTTTAATTAAAGAAATCATTAATCTAAAAGATAAAAAGGCTTTCAATGAAGCTAATGAATTGCTACTTAATAAAGCAAGATTTAGTTTCGTTGAATGGCTAAATGTGATTAATGAATTTATTGATTATCAAGAAGCTAAAAATCAAGTTTTAACAAAACAAGCAAGAGGAACAATCTCAGGCTTTTTAAGTAATAGTATGATTATTACGATTATTGCCTTTGTTGTTGCTATTCTTTTAGCGCTTTATATAAGTAAATTAATCATAAGCTCATTAGGTGGAGAGCCAAAATATGCAGTAAAGATTGTAAATAGCATAGCTCACGGAAATCTAAACACTAAAATAGATACAAAATATAAAGATAGTATGCTTTATTCTTTAAAAGAAATGCAAAATAGATTAAAAGAAATCGTAAGTGAAGTAATAGAATCTTCAAGAGAGCTTGAGACAAGTGCAAAAGAAGTTACAAATGCATCAAATAACGCAAACAAACTTGCAAACGAACAGCAAGTAAAATCAAAAGCATCGCTTGAGAGCATTAGCGTAGCAAGAGTTGATATGCAAGAAGTATTAAACATAGCTAATCAAACTAAGGATAATTCTTTAAAATCAGTTGAATTATCAAAAACCGGAATTGCTTCAATGAGAACAACTATTAATGAAATAGAAAAAATCACTCAAACTGTTAATTATTCTTCAGAGCAAATCAGAATGCTTGATAAACATACAACAGAAATTAGCAATAGTGCAGAATTAATCAAAGAAATAACAGAGCAAACAAACTTATTAGCACTAAATGCAGCTATTGAAGCAGCAAGAGCAGGTGAGCATGGACGTGGCTTTGCTGTGGTTGCTGATGAGATTAGAAAATTAGCAGAAAAGACTGATATTGCTACGAATGAAATCTCAAATATGATTTCAATTATTCAAAACGAAACTCATGCAACGGTAGAAGCGATACTTAAAACAGTTCCACAAGTAGAAAACGGAATGAGATTAGCTAATGAAGCAAACAATGTGTTAGAGCAAATTAACATTCAAGCAAATGATTCATTGCTAAAAGCAAATGAAGTAAGTAATGCTGCAAAAAATCAAGCAGATAAGCTAAATAATTTAAATAATGATATGCTAAGTATTACAAATAGTGCAGAAAATACACATAAATCAATGCAAGATAATACAAAAGCAGCAAGCCATTTAAAAGATATAGCAAATATGCTTACAAATCATATAAATTATTTTAAAATCTAA
- a CDS encoding formimidoylglutamase, whose amino-acid sequence MWNGRDDGKEIIHKRLFKCLDKTSKTKLLGFCSSLGVERNKGRIGSENAPLKIREFMANFAIHDDFSFDDLGNISEFSDLESADEMLYEKVLNSLKNNEYCVILGGGHESSLAPIKALLDSKKSVGVINFDAHFDVRIQDLHTSGNSFYKAYEYAKENNYKFNYLCLGASSLSNTKALFNTMDKMGAKYVLDYEFDKSFDVLKDFLNANDYIYLSIDIDVFSLSIAPGVSAPAVFGINLKQIIPLLNLIFDSKKLLLSDICEFNPLYDFDNHTARLSAFLAYYLLRKEKLYEI is encoded by the coding sequence ATGTGGAACGGACGAGATGATGGAAAAGAAATTATTCATAAAAGACTTTTCAAATGCCTTGATAAGACTTCTAAAACAAAATTATTAGGCTTTTGCTCAAGCCTTGGAGTTGAGAGAAACAAAGGCAGAATTGGTAGTGAGAATGCGCCTTTAAAGATTAGAGAATTTATGGCTAATTTTGCAATTCATGATGATTTTAGCTTTGATGATTTAGGAAACATAAGTGAATTTAGTGATCTTGAGAGTGCTGATGAAATGCTTTATGAAAAGGTTTTAAACTCTCTTAAAAATAATGAATATTGCGTTATTTTAGGTGGCGGACACGAAAGCTCACTTGCACCTATTAAAGCTTTGCTTGATAGTAAAAAAAGCGTAGGAGTTATTAATTTTGACGCTCATTTTGATGTAAGGATTCAAGATTTGCATACTTCTGGCAATTCTTTTTATAAAGCTTATGAATACGCAAAAGAAAATAATTATAAATTTAATTATCTTTGCTTAGGTGCAAGTTCTTTATCAAATACAAAAGCTCTTTTTAATACTATGGATAAAATGGGAGCAAAATATGTTTTAGATTATGAGTTTGATAAATCATTTGATGTTTTAAAAGACTTTTTAAATGCAAACGATTATATATATTTAAGCATAGATATTGATGTATTTTCTTTAAGCATTGCTCCTGGAGTTAGTGCTCCTGCTGTATTTGGAATTAACCTTAAGCAAATAATTCCTTTATTAAATCTTATATTTGATTCTAAAAAACTTTTGCTTAGTGATATTTGTGAATTTAATCCTTTGTATGATTTTGATAATCACACGGCAAGACTTAGTGCCTTTTTGGCATATTATTTATTAAGAAAGGAAAAATTATATGAAATTTGA
- the gltS gene encoding sodium/glutamate symporter — protein MKFDSLSVLAISIGVLLFGMFLKKKINFLEKFCIPAPVVGGFLVSIIVWILSFADIKITFDNALQTPFMVVFFTVVGLSGSFKLLKVGGKILLIYLACCWFMAIMQNFIGISMMSIFDLNKLYGILCGAVALEGGHGNAIAFGGMVEELTGLNNAKVLAIAAATFGLISGSLLGGPVCRYLINKHKLEIKTNENIQDIDPLKHEIHIASYQDFLKSLFLILCIMCVGFYLSSEFSKASGYSLPSYVGAMLIAIIVRNINDNFEIFKLNQYTIDTISELSLGIFLTMAMMSLKINELSEVATPLFITLIIQAIILVLFAVFVVFRVCGKNYDSAIMCAGLMGHGLGATPNAVANMNAACNRYNLVSKQAFLIVPLCGAVLIDIVAIPFNTYLINLFAN, from the coding sequence ATGAAATTTGATAGTTTGAGTGTTTTGGCAATTAGCATAGGTGTTTTATTATTTGGAATGTTTTTAAAGAAAAAAATCAATTTTTTAGAAAAATTTTGCATTCCTGCTCCTGTTGTAGGAGGCTTTTTGGTAAGTATTATTGTATGGATTTTAAGCTTTGCTGATATAAAAATCACATTTGATAACGCTTTACAAACTCCTTTTATGGTTGTGTTTTTTACGGTTGTTGGTCTTAGCGGAAGCTTTAAATTATTAAAAGTTGGTGGAAAAATACTTTTAATCTATTTGGCATGCTGTTGGTTTATGGCTATTATGCAAAATTTCATTGGTATTTCTATGATGAGTATATTTGATTTAAATAAACTTTATGGAATATTATGTGGAGCTGTTGCACTTGAAGGAGGACACGGAAATGCAATCGCATTTGGTGGAATGGTAGAAGAATTAACAGGGCTTAATAATGCAAAAGTTTTAGCAATAGCAGCTGCTACATTTGGCTTAATTAGTGGCTCATTGCTTGGTGGTCCTGTTTGTAGATATTTAATTAATAAACACAAGCTTGAGATAAAAACAAATGAAAATATTCAAGATATTGACCCATTAAAGCACGAAATTCACATAGCAAGTTATCAAGACTTCTTAAAATCTTTATTTTTGATTTTATGTATTATGTGTGTTGGGTTTTACTTAAGTTCGGAGTTTAGCAAAGCTAGTGGATATTCTTTACCTAGCTATGTTGGTGCTATGCTTATAGCAATTATTGTAAGAAATATTAATGATAATTTTGAGATTTTTAAACTAAATCAATACACAATAGATACTATAAGCGAACTTAGTTTAGGAATATTTTTAACAATGGCTATGATGAGCCTTAAGATAAATGAGCTTAGCGAAGTTGCTACTCCTTTATTTATCACCTTAATTATTCAAGCAATTATTTTGGTTTTATTTGCTGTTTTTGTAGTATTTAGGGTATGTGGTAAAAACTACGATAGTGCAATAATGTGTGCAGGACTTATGGGGCATGGCTTAGGTGCAACACCTAATGCAGTAGCTAATATGAACGCAGCTTGTAATAGATATAATCTTGTTTCAAAACAAGCATTTTTAATAGTTCCATTATGCGGGGCTGTTCTTATTGATATTGTTGCAATTCCTTTTAATACATACTTAATCAACTTATTTGCAAACTAA
- a CDS encoding solute carrier family 23 protein: MKDELIYHLNDKPPLSRAILAALVHLLAMFVAVITPSLIIGKGLGLSPENATRIVSMSLFASGVAGFIQMMTLRIGKFQIGSGLLSVQGTSFNFVSAIIAGGLILRKQDLSDAEILAAIFGTLMLCSITEMLVSISLKYVKRIISNLVCGIVVTIIGLTLISAGLVSAGGGFSSMNKDLAPNLQFASLENLALSGVVLLSIVIFNSFKKPIFRVGALFFSIIIGLILAIFLNRFDLSNLHTSSLFIVPEPLYYGLSIELSLILPFAIIFIVTSLETIGDISATSELSREPMSGELYERRLRGGVFANGFNSLVSAFFNTFPNSCFGQNNAVIALSGVASRYVGYIVCIMLMICGIFPIVAEFALRIPEPVIGGAILVMFGTIAATGIKIISREELNKRSVMILSISLALGLGVSTQPLILEHLPDFLKNLFGSAVATAGFSAILLEILLPKEEK; this comes from the coding sequence ATGAAAGATGAATTAATTTATCATTTAAATGATAAACCGCCATTATCTCGTGCAATTTTAGCTGCTCTTGTTCATTTACTAGCTATGTTTGTAGCTGTTATTACTCCATCACTTATAATTGGAAAAGGCTTAGGATTAAGTCCTGAGAATGCAACTAGAATAGTGTCTATGTCATTGTTTGCAAGTGGGGTTGCAGGATTTATTCAAATGATGACTTTAAGAATAGGTAAGTTTCAAATAGGCTCAGGCTTACTTAGCGTTCAAGGAACTAGCTTTAACTTTGTTAGCGCTATTATTGCAGGGGGATTAATATTAAGAAAGCAAGATTTAAGTGATGCAGAGATTTTAGCAGCAATTTTTGGAACATTAATGCTATGTAGTATTACTGAAATGCTTGTATCAATTAGCTTAAAATATGTAAAAAGAATAATTTCAAATCTAGTTTGTGGAATCGTTGTAACTATAATAGGACTTACGCTAATTAGTGCTGGGCTTGTTAGTGCAGGGGGTGGCTTTTCAAGTATGAATAAAGACTTGGCACCTAATTTACAATTTGCAAGTCTTGAAAACCTTGCTTTAAGTGGAGTTGTATTGCTATCTATTGTGATATTTAACTCTTTTAAAAAGCCTATTTTTAGAGTAGGGGCATTGTTCTTTTCTATAATAATAGGATTAATTTTAGCTATATTTTTAAATAGATTTGATTTAAGCAATCTTCACACATCAAGTTTATTTATAGTTCCTGAGCCTTTATATTATGGTCTTAGTATTGAGCTTAGCCTAATTTTGCCTTTTGCAATCATTTTTATAGTTACTTCGCTTGAAACCATTGGAGATATTAGTGCTACAAGTGAGCTAAGTCGTGAGCCTATGAGCGGAGAACTTTATGAAAGAAGGTTAAGGGGTGGTGTTTTTGCTAATGGGTTTAATTCTTTAGTATCGGCATTTTTTAATACATTTCCAAATTCATGCTTTGGGCAAAACAATGCAGTAATCGCACTTAGTGGGGTTGCAAGCCGTTATGTTGGCTATATTGTTTGTATTATGCTTATGATTTGTGGGATTTTTCCTATTGTTGCGGAGTTTGCTTTAAGAATACCTGAGCCTGTAATTGGTGGTGCGATTTTGGTAATGTTTGGAACAATTGCAGCAACAGGAATTAAGATAATTTCAAGAGAAGAATTAAACAAGCGTTCTGTAATGATACTTTCAATCTCACTTGCTCTAGGCTTAGGAGTTAGCACTCAGCCACTTATTTTAGAGCATTTGCCTGATTTTTTAAAAAATCTTTTTGGCTCAGCTGTTGCAACTGCTGGATTTAGTGCGATTTTGCTTGAAATCTTACTACCAAAAGAAGAAAAATAA
- a CDS encoding GDSL-type esterase/lipase family protein: MRILSIFIALFLFSSCSSPFLNSIIYKKQEAKTPQKSSKTHQESLIVKDAKVNTNIIKITKEEKKQDIKKEVKQEIKKQIPIKNIKLPYKKIAFVGDSHFASDYISAYFRNALGIYSLGFIPAILPKWHNQYLAKYNNSGFKVEYLINTKDNLSFSGINANCLDNCEINIDLGFMANDVEYLEFKSGIWNFKNYKKNTNKINFKLSSSKIGGFLSNNSSYIDNLGINGASIFNYLRIDDELAFKVAKKLDYDLVVFSFGTNESVSNKINQEMFLNNYKKIINIFKSTNTKIILLIPPEPTLYVNKNYVKGENNELVRTLIKKVAKENGAYVFNIDELMQKEGGKAAWIANKKSLKNTHLSKLGYDYVALKLLEFLKITKD, from the coding sequence ATGAGAATTTTAAGTATTTTTATAGCTTTATTTTTATTTTCATCTTGTAGCTCTCCGTTTTTAAATAGCATAATTTATAAAAAGCAAGAAGCAAAAACTCCACAAAAATCAAGCAAAACACATCAAGAAAGCTTGATAGTAAAAGATGCTAAAGTAAATACAAATATTATAAAAATTACAAAAGAAGAAAAAAAGCAAGATATAAAAAAAGAAGTAAAACAAGAAATTAAAAAACAAATTCCTATTAAAAATATAAAACTACCTTATAAAAAAATAGCATTTGTAGGTGATTCACACTTCGCAAGTGATTATATAAGCGCTTATTTTAGAAATGCTTTAGGTATTTATTCTTTAGGATTTATTCCTGCAATTTTACCTAAATGGCATAATCAATATTTAGCAAAATATAATAATTCAGGCTTTAAAGTAGAGTATTTAATAAATACAAAAGATAATTTAAGTTTTAGTGGAATTAATGCAAACTGCTTAGATAATTGCGAGATAAATATAGATTTAGGCTTTATGGCTAATGATGTTGAATATTTGGAATTTAAATCAGGAATTTGGAATTTTAAAAACTATAAAAAGAATACAAATAAGATTAATTTTAAGCTAAGTTCATCAAAAATAGGGGGATTTTTAAGCAATAATTCTTCTTATATTGATAATCTTGGAATTAATGGTGCTAGTATTTTTAATTATTTAAGAATTGATGATGAATTAGCGTTTAAAGTCGCTAAGAAATTAGATTATGATTTGGTTGTTTTTTCTTTTGGGACTAACGAAAGCGTTTCAAATAAGATAAATCAAGAAATGTTTTTAAATAATTACAAAAAAATCATCAATATTTTCAAATCAACAAATACAAAAATAATTCTTCTAATCCCGCCAGAACCTACATTGTATGTGAATAAAAACTATGTAAAAGGAGAAAATAATGAGCTAGTAAGAACTCTTATTAAAAAAGTGGCAAAGGAAAATGGTGCTTATGTTTTTAATATAGATGAGCTTATGCAAAAAGAAGGGGGTAAAGCTGCTTGGATAGCTAATAAAAAATCATTAAAAAATACACATCTTAGCAAGTTGGGTTACGATTATGTAGCCTTAAAATTATTAGAATTTTTAAAGATTACAAAGGATTAA
- a CDS encoding DUF459 domain-containing protein: MREFVFIIISSSLIFIALFNDSLKEYYEQTYHKSIEFESGITKKLSEFKSFLEYEVFFVKEKEEIKEIAKETKPTKDEISKKAKNKILLKCYLPYKLNENTLAKAKTLSLSKENGVILLGDSLMQGVGVAICNNLKKHNIKCENLAKQSTGLLRKKYYDYAKVLKNSLNNSKIKNIVILVGVNDLWDVNENNKLLIFGKSEWKAFYAKRIDELVKIARENDANIFWYELPVVKNDEQNEKIKILNEVFYELAKQNNYQFIKLSSLLTEHFDFYIKIEGKSKRIRSNDGIHFTPLGYDLISQDFFKAVEIK, from the coding sequence ATGAGAGAGTTTGTTTTTATAATTATAAGTTCTAGTTTGATTTTTATAGCTTTATTTAACGATTCGCTAAAAGAATACTACGAACAAACCTATCATAAAAGCATAGAATTTGAATCAGGAATTACAAAAAAGCTAAGTGAATTTAAAAGCTTTTTAGAATATGAAGTATTTTTTGTAAAAGAAAAAGAAGAAATTAAAGAAATAGCAAAAGAAACAAAACCAACAAAAGATGAAATCAGCAAAAAAGCAAAAAATAAAATCTTGCTTAAATGCTATTTGCCATATAAATTAAATGAAAATACATTAGCAAAAGCAAAAACTCTAAGTCTTAGCAAAGAAAACGGAGTGATTTTATTAGGCGATAGCTTAATGCAAGGCGTTGGAGTTGCAATTTGTAATAATCTAAAAAAGCACAATATAAAATGTGAAAATCTTGCAAAGCAAAGCACAGGTTTGCTTAGAAAAAAATACTACGATTATGCAAAGGTTTTAAAAAATTCTTTGAATAATTCTAAGATTAAAAATATAGTAATTTTAGTAGGTGTTAATGATTTGTGGGATGTTAATGAAAATAATAAGCTTTTAATTTTTGGTAAAAGCGAGTGGAAAGCCTTTTATGCTAAAAGAATTGATGAATTAGTAAAAATCGCTAGAGAAAATGATGCGAATATTTTTTGGTATGAATTACCTGTGGTAAAAAATGATGAACAAAACGAAAAGATAAAAATCTTAAATGAAGTATTTTATGAATTAGCTAAACAAAACAATTATCAATTTATAAAATTAAGTTCATTATTAACCGAGCATTTTGATTTTTATATAAAGATAGAAGGCAAAAGCAAAAGGATAAGGTCAAACGATGGCATACATTTCACACCACTTGGGTATGATTTGATTTCACAAGATTTTTTTAAAGCAGTTGAAATAAAATGA
- a CDS encoding MBOAT family O-acyltransferase yields MSFFSIEFLILIFIFFILFNKLDIKKQNLLLLGFNALVLYLFNPYCLLVVFVFSIFIHFLALSVYVRNTKNITFLALALIVLNLCVFKYYSSIKDSFDYVLSLLNIQIADLIFPLGLSFYTFNAITYIVWVYKEKREPVSFAFLFTYLSFFATFVSGPIFRFANFKKQFLRLKRFKHKDLIIANLLLALSKVFLILPFVDKYFYAFLDELNTLSFLGLLNCFYLYSLKLYLDFSAYVNLVSAFAFMIGFKLPRNFNNPFKARNIQDFWKRWHISLSNFIRDYIYIPLGGNRVNRTSLNIIIAFVISGIWHGNTYNFALWGLAHALGLIFISLFSYKFNKFLASFITFTYISIVWSFFYFADFSQVKEYFLSFLVFNSINNKELLVFLTIFVLFIVNFYSKNHLAIFTNFLRRLNIFIKIIFINLVLLVVFMYMPSGIPNFIYAGF; encoded by the coding sequence TTGAGCTTTTTTTCAATAGAGTTTTTGATATTAATTTTTATATTTTTTATATTATTTAATAAACTTGATATAAAAAAACAAAATTTATTATTACTAGGATTTAATGCCTTAGTGCTTTATTTATTTAATCCTTATTGCTTGTTGGTTGTTTTTGTTTTTAGTATATTTATACATTTTTTAGCTTTAAGTGTTTATGTTAGAAATACCAAAAACATTACTTTTTTAGCATTAGCTTTAATTGTTTTAAACCTTTGTGTTTTTAAATATTATTCTAGTATAAAAGATAGTTTTGATTATGTATTAAGTCTTTTAAATATTCAAATTGCTGATTTAATCTTTCCTTTAGGGCTTAGTTTTTATACATTTAATGCAATTACTTATATAGTGTGGGTTTATAAAGAAAAAAGAGAGCCTGTTAGCTTTGCGTTTTTATTTACTTATCTTAGTTTCTTTGCTACTTTTGTGAGTGGTCCTATTTTTAGATTTGCTAATTTTAAAAAGCAGTTTTTAAGATTAAAACGCTTTAAACATAAGGATTTAATAATAGCTAATTTATTGCTTGCACTTAGCAAAGTATTTTTGATACTTCCTTTTGTAGATAAATATTTTTATGCTTTTTTAGATGAGTTAAATACTCTTAGCTTTTTAGGTTTATTAAACTGCTTTTATTTATATTCGCTTAAATTATATTTGGATTTTAGCGCTTATGTTAATTTAGTTAGTGCATTTGCTTTTATGATAGGATTTAAATTACCAAGGAATTTTAATAATCCTTTTAAAGCTAGAAATATCCAAGATTTTTGGAAAAGATGGCATATTAGCTTATCAAATTTTATTCGTGATTATATTTATATTCCATTAGGTGGAAATAGAGTAAATAGAACAAGCTTAAATATAATAATCGCTTTTGTAATTTCTGGTATTTGGCACGGAAATACTTATAATTTTGCTTTATGGGGTTTAGCTCATGCTTTAGGGCTTATTTTTATTTCTTTATTTTCTTATAAATTTAATAAATTTTTAGCTTCATTTATTACTTTTACTTATATTAGCATTGTGTGGAGCTTTTTTTATTTTGCTGATTTTTCGCAAGTTAAGGAATATTTTTTAAGCTTTTTAGTCTTTAATAGTATAAATAATAAAGAATTATTAGTATTTTTAACTATATTTGTTTTATTTATAGTTAATTTTTATTCTAAAAACCATTTAGCTATATTTACTAATTTTTTAAGGCGTTTGAATATTTTTATAAAAATTATTTTTATTAATTTAGTTTTATTAGTTGTGTTTATGTATATGCCAAGTGGGATTCCAAATTTTATTTATGCAGGATTTTGA
- a CDS encoding UDP-N-acetylglucosamine--N-acetylmuramyl-(pentapeptide) pyrophosphoryl-undecaprenol N-acetylglucosamine transferase — protein MIAITGGGTGGHLAVAKAVSKELDEFIYIGSTKGQDTLWFSGENCYFLKSSGFVNQGILGKIKVIFSLIALVYECLKIFKKHKITCVLSVGGYSSVPASLAAIISFRKLIIHEQNSKMGLANRLTKPFATRFFSAYEKELCPYPVQEKFFNIKRKRNEIKAILIIGGSQGARFLNEFALSLYPKLLENNIKLIHQCGAKELEKYEKEYEKFEIKPTLIGFSSEIEKYMQEADFAISRAGASASFELINAAIPTLFVPYKYAYKNHQYFNALYLVNQELAFMCEEKNLNSELALDLILNEGLKYADNLYNFKNINGAKFLADILKEY, from the coding sequence ATGATAGCAATCACTGGTGGTGGAACGGGCGGTCATTTAGCAGTAGCTAAGGCAGTTTCAAAAGAATTAGATGAGTTTATTTATATAGGTAGCACTAAAGGACAAGATACTTTATGGTTTAGTGGAGAAAATTGTTATTTTTTAAAAAGTAGTGGTTTTGTAAATCAAGGAATATTAGGCAAAATTAAGGTGATTTTTTCTTTAATTGCTTTAGTTTACGAGTGTTTAAAAATATTTAAAAAGCATAAAATAACTTGTGTTTTAAGCGTCGGTGGGTATTCTAGTGTTCCTGCTAGTCTTGCTGCTATTATTTCATTTCGTAAATTAATAATTCATGAGCAAAACTCAAAAATGGGTCTAGCAAATCGCCTTACAAAGCCTTTTGCTACAAGGTTTTTTTCAGCTTATGAAAAAGAGCTTTGCCCTTATCCTGTGCAAGAGAAATTCTTTAATATTAAAAGAAAAAGAAATGAAATAAAAGCAATCTTAATTATAGGTGGCTCTCAAGGTGCTAGATTTTTAAATGAATTTGCACTTAGCCTATATCCTAAATTATTAGAAAATAACATTAAATTAATTCATCAATGTGGTGCTAAAGAATTAGAAAAATATGAAAAAGAATACGAAAAATTTGAAATAAAGCCAACCTTAATAGGCTTTTCAAGTGAAATTGAAAAATATATGCAAGAAGCTGATTTTGCTATTAGTAGGGCTGGGGCAAGTGCTAGTTTTGAGCTTATAAATGCAGCTATTCCAACTCTTTTTGTGCCATACAAATATGCTTATAAAAATCATCAATATTTTAATGCTTTGTATTTGGTAAATCAAGAGCTAGCTTTTATGTGTGAAGAAAAGAATTTGAATTCGGAATTAGCATTAGATCTAATCTTAAATGAAGGTTTAAAATACGCTGATAATTTATATAATTTCAAAAACATAAATGGAGCAAAATTTTTAGCAGATATTTTAAAGGAATATTGA